One Mycolicibacterium parafortuitum DNA segment encodes these proteins:
- a CDS encoding helix-turn-helix transcriptional regulator: MAGNELGEFLKARRAQVTPAEVDLPSVGQRRVSGLRREEVALLAGLSVDYYTRLEQGRERHPSAQVVDALAAALRLPEDGREHLFRLAALSPRVHTAAAVHVDPALLQLMSMWPHNPAIVYSRAYDVLASNQIADAMFSGWEHSTNLLHVVFTDPAARGFYADWAAVAEDAVAGFRHGYGQAPNDPRIRAVLAELLEASPEFADLWTSHDARRKSAQSKRFRHPGVGEMTLTMQTFDVRSSPGQELVVYHAEAGSPSAEALSLLGSLAATETGR, translated from the coding sequence ATGGCCGGAAACGAGCTCGGGGAGTTCCTGAAGGCACGCCGCGCGCAGGTCACCCCGGCCGAGGTGGACCTGCCCTCGGTCGGGCAGCGCCGGGTCAGCGGGCTGCGGCGGGAGGAGGTCGCGCTGCTGGCCGGGTTGAGCGTCGACTACTACACCCGCCTGGAGCAGGGCCGCGAACGCCATCCGTCGGCCCAGGTGGTCGATGCGCTCGCTGCGGCACTGCGGCTGCCCGAGGACGGCAGGGAACACCTGTTCCGGCTGGCCGCGCTGAGCCCGCGGGTGCACACCGCGGCCGCCGTCCACGTCGACCCCGCGCTGCTGCAGCTGATGAGCATGTGGCCGCACAACCCGGCGATCGTGTACAGCCGTGCCTATGACGTGCTGGCCTCGAACCAGATCGCCGACGCGATGTTCTCGGGATGGGAGCACTCGACGAACCTGCTGCACGTGGTGTTCACCGACCCGGCCGCACGCGGCTTCTACGCCGACTGGGCCGCGGTCGCCGAGGACGCGGTCGCCGGCTTCCGGCACGGCTACGGGCAGGCGCCCAACGATCCGCGGATCCGCGCGGTGCTCGCCGAGCTGCTGGAGGCCAGCCCCGAGTTCGCCGACCTGTGGACCAGTCACGATGCCCGGCGGAAGTCAGCGCAGAGCAAGAGGTTTCGCCATCCCGGGGTCGGTGAGATGACGTTGACGATGCAGACCTTCGACGTGCGGTCCAGCCCCGGCCAGGAGCTGGTGGTCTACCACGCCGAGGCCGGATCGCCGAGCGCCGAGGCGCTTTCGCTACTCGGATCGCTGGCGGCTACCGAGACGGGTCGATGA
- a CDS encoding zinc-binding dehydrogenase → MKAVSCFHGDLKVVDLPSPRPDDAQLLLDVLRCGICGSDLHAKDHADELTEVFAEGGYHDFVRSDTPVVMGHEFCGVVADRGRKAGKEFKPGTTVVSFPLLRAHGGVHLTGLSPKAPGGYAEQVLAEAALTFVVPNGLDPSTAALTEPMAVAYHAVRRSDITGKDVAIVLGCGPVGLAVISHLKARGVRTIVASDFSPGRRALATRCGADIVVDPAEDSPYDAVPAKQRGLTELPALYELGIGAMEKLRKIPAWSHVYRVADRLGGTAPKRPVIFECVGVPGMIDGAISAAPLASRVIVVGVCMGEDKLRPAMAIGKEIDLRFVFGYTPLEFRDTLHMLADGKVDASPLVTGTVGLDGVAGAFADLGNPEKHAKILIDPSR, encoded by the coding sequence ATGAAAGCGGTCAGTTGTTTTCACGGCGATCTGAAGGTCGTCGACCTGCCGTCCCCCCGCCCCGACGACGCCCAGCTGCTGCTCGACGTGCTGCGCTGCGGGATCTGCGGGTCGGACCTGCACGCCAAGGATCACGCCGACGAGCTCACCGAGGTGTTCGCCGAGGGCGGCTACCACGACTTCGTCCGCAGTGACACCCCGGTGGTGATGGGCCACGAGTTCTGCGGCGTGGTCGCCGACCGCGGCCGTAAGGCGGGCAAGGAGTTCAAGCCGGGCACCACGGTGGTGTCGTTCCCGCTGCTGCGCGCCCACGGCGGCGTGCACCTGACGGGCCTGTCACCGAAGGCGCCCGGCGGCTACGCCGAGCAGGTGCTGGCCGAGGCGGCGCTGACGTTCGTGGTGCCCAACGGCCTGGATCCGTCCACCGCCGCGCTGACCGAGCCGATGGCGGTCGCCTATCACGCGGTGCGGCGCAGCGACATCACCGGCAAGGACGTCGCGATCGTGCTCGGCTGCGGCCCGGTCGGGCTGGCCGTGATCTCCCACCTGAAGGCCAGGGGCGTGCGCACGATCGTCGCCAGCGACTTCTCCCCCGGCCGGCGCGCGCTGGCCACCCGCTGCGGCGCCGACATCGTCGTCGACCCCGCCGAGGATTCGCCGTACGACGCGGTGCCCGCCAAGCAGCGCGGGCTGACCGAGCTGCCCGCCCTGTACGAACTCGGTATCGGTGCGATGGAGAAGCTGCGCAAGATCCCCGCCTGGTCGCACGTGTACCGGGTCGCCGACCGGCTCGGCGGCACCGCCCCGAAGCGTCCGGTGATCTTCGAGTGTGTCGGCGTTCCCGGCATGATCGACGGCGCCATCAGCGCCGCCCCGCTCGCGTCACGGGTGATCGTGGTCGGTGTCTGCATGGGTGAGGACAAGCTGCGCCCGGCGATGGCGATCGGCAAGGAGATCGACCTACGCTTCGTATTCGGTTACACGCCTCTGGAATTCCGCGACACCCTGCACATGCTCGCCGACGGCAAGGTCGACGCGTCACCGCTGGTGACCGGGACGGTGGGGCTGGACGGCGTCGCCGGGGCGTTCGCCGACCTCGGGAACCCGGAGAAACACGCGAAGATCCTCATCGACCCGTCTCGGTAG
- a CDS encoding SDR family oxidoreductase: MTNHSTALVTGASSGIGRAVAARLASDGFTVIAAARRTDRLDALAAELADAPGTVEPCALDVTDCDAVRDAVDRIVSRHGSIDVLVANAGVMPLSRLDAGLVDEWDRMIDVNIRGLLHGIHAVLPHFTRQQRGHVVTVASVGAHEVVATGAVYCGTKHAAWAITEGLRLESPPWLKVTTVSPGVVESELADTISDPVARDAMVDYRRDAIGPEAIADAVAYSVGTAADVDVNEIVIRPTRQR, encoded by the coding sequence ATGACGAATCACAGCACTGCTCTGGTCACCGGAGCAAGTAGCGGAATCGGCCGCGCGGTCGCGGCACGACTGGCCTCCGACGGGTTCACCGTGATCGCCGCGGCGCGGCGCACCGACCGGCTCGACGCGTTGGCCGCCGAACTGGCCGACGCGCCCGGCACCGTCGAACCGTGCGCACTCGACGTCACCGACTGCGACGCGGTGCGCGATGCGGTCGACCGAATCGTGTCCCGGCACGGCAGCATCGACGTACTGGTCGCCAACGCGGGGGTGATGCCGCTGTCGCGGCTGGACGCGGGGCTCGTCGACGAGTGGGACCGGATGATCGACGTCAACATCCGCGGTCTGCTGCACGGAATCCACGCCGTGCTGCCGCATTTCACCCGTCAGCAGCGCGGGCACGTCGTCACGGTGGCCTCGGTCGGCGCCCACGAGGTCGTCGCGACCGGGGCGGTGTACTGCGGGACCAAGCACGCCGCGTGGGCGATCACCGAAGGGCTGCGGCTGGAGTCCCCGCCGTGGCTGAAGGTCACCACGGTCTCCCCCGGTGTGGTGGAATCCGAACTGGCCGACACGATCAGCGATCCGGTCGCCCGTGACGCGATGGTCGACTACCGCCGCGACGCGATCGGGCCGGAGGCCATCGCGGATGCGGTCGCGTACTCGGTCGGCACCGCGGCGGACGTCGATGTCAACGAGATCGTCATCCGGCCGACTCGGCAGCGTTGA